Proteins from a single region of Geothrix sp. PMB-07:
- a CDS encoding YceH family protein, with translation MLELTPLECRVLGCLLEKQLSTPDVYPLSLNALLNACNQSSNRDPVLSLTEADVQDTVAALIEKGLAEHWPGRVLKVAHTAKPTWNLSVQEAALLGELLLRGPQTSGELRTNTRRMYAFPDLAEVESCLTILMEAEPPLVRRLPRAPGAREARVAHLLAGEPDLAGAVAESTTPARAGRMEQLETEVASLREELADLKAAFEAFKAQF, from the coding sequence CGCGTGCTCGGCTGTCTCCTGGAAAAGCAGCTCAGCACACCGGACGTGTACCCCCTTTCGCTGAACGCGCTGCTCAACGCCTGCAACCAGTCCAGCAACCGCGACCCCGTGTTGTCGCTGACGGAAGCGGATGTCCAAGACACCGTTGCTGCGCTCATCGAGAAGGGCCTTGCGGAGCACTGGCCGGGTCGTGTGCTCAAGGTGGCCCACACCGCCAAGCCCACCTGGAATCTCTCTGTGCAGGAGGCGGCTCTCCTGGGTGAGTTGCTGTTGCGCGGGCCCCAGACTTCCGGCGAACTGCGCACCAACACACGCCGCATGTATGCCTTCCCGGATCTGGCCGAAGTGGAAAGCTGCCTCACCATCCTCATGGAGGCAGAACCGCCCCTGGTGCGACGCCTGCCGCGGGCGCCCGGCGCACGCGAGGCCCGCGTGGCGCACCTGCTCGCGGGTGAGCCCGACCTTGCTGGAGCGGTCGCGGAAAGCACGACGCCCGCACGAGCAGGCCGCATGGAACAGCTGGAGACGGAAGTTGCCTCCCTCCGCGAAGAACTCGCCGATCTGAAAGCGGCCTTCGAGGCTTTCAAGGCGCAGTTCTGA